The Asticcacaulis sp. MM231 genomic interval AGCTGTGCTACATGGGCCACGCGCTGATGGAGAACCGCAACGGACTGGCGGTTGGTAGCGTTGTCACCCAAGCCACCGGCACGGCCGAGCGCGAGGCATCCGAAGCCATGCTGGCGGTTAGGGTCAAGCACACCGGCAAGCCGGCGACCGTAGGCGAAGACAAGGCTTATGATGTCGCTGCACATGGCGAAGCCTTACGCAATCTTGGCGTGGAGCCGCATGTCGCCCGTAATAACGCCACGACTAAAACCGGCAAGACCAGAACGACCATCATCGACGATGAAACGGCCGCCAGCGATGGCTACGCAATGTCACAGACCCGGCGAAAGATGATCGAGTGCATCTTCGGTTGGGGCAAGCAGCACGGCACGATGCGTAAGACAAAGCATCGCGGCCTTGAAGCTGTAGCTGGAGATTTTCTGCTCAATCTCATAGCCTACAACCTCATCCGGATACCCAAGTTGCTAACCGCATAGGAGGGGTCCGTCTAAATTTAGGAAAGCAACAAAAACAACAACGAATGAAGACACATAAAAGACCAAGAGACTTACGCAAAAATGCGGAAAGGCCAAAGGCAAAGCCTTTTTCAGCAGACTGCTAAGGCTATTGAGCGTTGAGCTATTAAGAAATTGAGAGTTTAGAAATATTTGATCAACTGTCTGATCTGAAATAGTATAGGTTGACGGTGCGGGATCTGCTAACGCACCTGAAGTTGAAACAATAAAAGCCAGTGCAGACGCACCGGCCATCATACGAGATATCGAGTTTAATTTACGCATTTTACGCTGTCCTATGCCTACTGCACAATTATTATTACACCAGTAAAGCGCAGGTATTAAAACACCGTTTATGGGTTATTTATAAAAAGCTAATTTTATAACTTCAGGATCAGATACCTGCGGCTTTCGTGATGAGCAATGCAAAGGCATACCCAACTATACGATCCCTTGGGACGCTAGCGTGCAAAGCGAACTAGCAAAACGCGTTGGGCTGCCAACCCCGTTCAAAATAAAAAAGACTTTAGTGCGCCCCAGCGATAACGCCAACCCTTACGGATCGCACTGACATGTCTTCTCATGCAAATGTTACCATAAAAAAGTAGCAATAATGTCACATTGTGACGAGAAATCGAGTTGAAAGTACTTGAAAAGCCTAACGAGTGAGCGCCGGTTGCGATCCGGCAACATCAAAATGTGTCGCATTTGTAATGATACATAGTATATAATTTCATATTTGACATAAATTAAGCTCATTAATGTACTTAATGTGCCTTCAAATTTAAACATTAAGCACTTATATGTCATGCATGCATTAATTAACGTTTTTAGTTATTTTTTTTATTCCGGAAAGATTGTATCTGCATATATTTCATTATTTAAAAGAGTGCGCTAATCATGATTTTGCTTGTGGAAAATTCACACCTAAACGCGTGTGTTTCATTTCTAAAACCACAGGCCAAATAAAATAGTAACTCAGGATTGGAATGGAGAAGTCGGCACCCGCCTGCGAAGTGTGTTGGCTTTAATACTCAGGAATAAAAACGTCAGAGGCAACAAACTCTCATACGACTTCGCGTAAGCATCAGTCTCGTCTTGCGAGCTGTTGACGTTACTTCAGCTTCATTAGCCCTAAACGTACGGCCTGCTCAGGCCGACGATGGAAGTCTGTAGCTCGAATTCAAAAATAATCTCGAAAGGTATCCTTATGATTGGAAATGATAGCGATAACATTGGCGCTCAGAGACGTCTGTTACGTAGAATTTTCTTGAGCAGCGCGTCGACCTTAGTTCTGTGCGCGCTTGCTTCGTCTGCCTTCGCGCAGGAGACTGCGTCGGCAGCTCAGCCTGCCACCACAGAAACGGCTGCTGCACCCGACGATTTACAGGTCGTGGTCGTCACCGGTATCCGTAACGCGCTTCAGTCGGCCGCCACGATCAAACGCAAGGCCTCAACCTTCGTCGATTCAATCACCGCCTCGGACGTTGCCGCGCTGCCTGATCTGTCTGTGGCCGAAGCTCTGGCGCGCGTGCCGGGCGTCACGGTGACGCGCTTCTCCATTGGCGGCAGCCCTGACTTTCCGTCGCCCGAAGGCCGCGGTAACCTCATTCGCGGTTTGGGTTTTGTGCGGTCTGAATTCAACGGACGTGACGCCTTCTCGGCCAATGGTGGCCGTTCGCTCGATTGGTCCAGCATCCCGCCCCAACTCGTGGGCGGCGTAGACGTCTACAAGAACGCATCAGCCGACCTCATCGAAGGCGGCATTGGCGGCACAATCAATCTGCGTACGCTGGAGCCGTTTGATCGCAAAGGTTACTTCGCCGCCGTCTCTATGGACGTGAACTACGGTGATCTCGCCAAGAAGTTTTCCCCCTCCTATAATGGCGTCATTGGTAATCGCTGGTCGACCAGCATCGGTGAATTCGGTCTGATGGGCGCGCTATCGACCTCAAACCTGAAGTCCGCCTATAATGGCTGGCAGCAGGGCGCGCCAATCCCCCGTTCCGATCTGGTGGACGGCCAGACTGTCGGCGTCGTCGAAGGCTTCCAACTTCGCACCAGCGATATCGATCGTGACCGCTCGAGCGCTTATCTGGCCGGGCAATGGAAAAACGACACTATGCGTCTGACGGGCAAGTATATTCGGGTCGTCAACAAGACTGAGAAGTTCTTGAGTATACGCTCGAATCCTTCCCGGATGGCAGCAACAACCAGAACTATTCCGTCACCGACGCGACCTACGACACAAGTTGGACTTCGGCCGGCCTCAATAGATGTAATGTGCCGTCGGTTGACGCAAATGCAAACCCGCCGCGCGGCGTTGATTTCTGCGAAACCCAATTTCCGGTCGATGGCGGCCTGATGACGTCGGGTGTGATCAGCAACAATGGTGACAGTGGAATTGGGGCCTACGGCCTTGGAATACAGGTTCTGGGCATCGGCAAGACTGAGAAGACGGTCACGGAAGATTTGAGCCTGAACTTCAAGTGGCGCCCGGCTGAGCGCTGGTTTGTTGAACTGGATGCGCAGAAGACCAAGGCATCGGCGTCTTCGACGGAAGTTTGGGGTGGCTCACAAACCTGGGCGGACGCTTATATCGAGCCAGGCCTTGATAATCCGAAAGTGACCCTGACGACCAACCCGCAAACCCAGATCCATGCGGGTAATGTTGCCGGCGCTGTGCAGACCGGCGTGGATAGCAATGGCGATCCCGTCTATGCTTACACGCCTGGCGTTCAAACCAGCACGGCCGATCCGAACGCGTCCTTCTGGCTTTATGCCGGCGAGGGACACCACGACGGCACGGGCGACCTGACAGCGGTCAAGGCCGACGTACAGTACGAATTTGCCGGCGAGACCTGGTTCAAGTCGGTAAAATTCGGCACGCGTTATTCGGAGCGCAGCCAGATCAATAAAGAAATGGACGTGAACTGGGCCAGCGTAGCCCCTTCCTGGGATGACACGGGGCTGGGCCTGTTCGCCACTGAAACGACACCGGCTTATACTACCGTCGATTTCTCTGACTTCTATCGCGGCGGTGTCCTTCAGGGAGACAATACTAAGTTTCTTGCCATCTCATCGGAATTGTTGCTCGATCCTGTTAAGCTTGCCAACTACATAAACAATGAGCCAACATTCAACAATGCCGACGGCTCCTCTAAGGTGGGCTGGAAGACGCAGCTTAATGCCGATGGCAGCGTCAATTACGACCCCGCCCGTATCTCAGACGTAACGGAAAAAACAACCAATCTTTATGCCATGATGAATTTCGACAAGGCATTCGACAACGGCATGTCGATTGATGGTAATTTCGGTGTGCGCTATACTTCGACTGAACTGCATTCTTCGGGTTACCTCGCCTACAAGGCGTTTGATGAGGATTCGCAAACGACTTCAACGCAAGCGGCGCCGCGAACAGACGATGCTGAATCGCGCGATGCGCCTCAGGACTTCTTGCCCGAGACGACCTTATATCTCCAGACTGCGGCGACGCCTCAAACGGTCAACCAGAAAGATTCCCACTGGTTGCCGTCGTTTAACCTGAAATGGAACCTGAACAGCGAGATGCTCATTCGCTTTGGCGCCAGCCAGAACCTGAGCCGTCCCAATATTCAGGACATGCGCGCTGGCCAGGTGGTCAACGCTGTCACGAGCAATGCGAAATATACCGAAATAACGGACAAAACAGATCCTCTTTACGGTGTCGATCGCGGCTATTCTAACATTTCGCTTGACCAGATCCGCATTACGGGGGGCAACCCCAACCTGAAACCGACTACCTCCAACAATTACGATGTTTCCTGGGAGTGGTACTTCAAGGGCGGTACCGTCTCGACCGCTCTCTTCCAGAAGGATCTCAAGAATATCATCCAGAATGGTGATATCACTATGGGTTCCACCACACTCGATGGCAAGACCGTGAACATCGTCTACAGTGGTCTTGTCAATGTCGACACGGCGTCTGTGAAAGGTGTCGAACTGGCCTATCAGCAGTTCTATGACTTCCTGCCCGGCGTCTTCTCGCACCTGGGTTTGCAGTCCAACTTCACCTTTGTCGATGCCAGTGCTGAACCGCCTCCGCCCTATGTGGATGCGAACGGCGATGGCGTGCCGGACGACTTTGGCACTATCTACCGCTTTGGCGTCAAGGACCTGCTTGGGCAGTCGAAATATATCTTCAACATCGTTGGCATCTATCAGGATAAAAAGTGGGAAGGCCGCGTGGCTTACAACTGGCGGTCCGAGAACCTGACAAGTTATCGAGATTACATTACCGGTGACCCCATCTACCTTGGCGATGTCGGCTTCCTGGATGCCTCGCTCAAGTATAACGTCAATCGCAATTTACAGATCAGCTTGAACGCTTCCAACATTTTGGACACCAAGAACAAGGCTTATGCCCAGGTCAATGCCGACGGCCAGCGTGTCGACCGGTTCAGCTTCCTGAATGACCGACGCTTCGTGCTCGACATTCGTTATCAGTACTAGGTCGTTATGTGCACGGGGCGGGCTGGATCGGCTCCGTGCACTTCCATTTAAGTCTAGCGCAAGTGGCTGCTGCTGTTTGGCGACCATCAAGCCTGTCAATTAGTGGTGACACTATTGACAATATGCCAATATATCATGTAATCCGGATATATGGATAAAAAGCAATCTATTGAGGCTTTCGCCGCCCTCAGTCAGGAAACCCGTCTGGATGTCTTTCGCCTGCTTATCAAAGTGGGGCCGGAGGGTATGCTGGCAGGTGAGATCGGCGAGCACTTCGCCATCAAGCAAAACACCATGTCGGCGAACCTTGCCATTCTGAACCGGGCGGGCCTGGTGCGCAGTCAGCGTGAAGGACGCGCTATTCGATATTTTTCCGACATCGATGGGGTGAAGGGCTTGCTGGAATTTCTTTTGGAAGATTGCTGTGGTGGTAAGCCCCAGCTTTGCCAGCCCGTCATAGCGTCCTTAGCCTGTGCTTGCTGATATCGCCAAGGATCACACCTGATGTTTTCTACCTCACGCAAACTGTTCGCCGAGTGTCTGGGCACGGCTCTGCTCTTGGCCATTGTCATTGGGTCCGGCATCATGGGGGAAGACCTTGCTGGAGGGAACACGGCCATTGCCCTTCTTGGGAACACGATCGCCACCGGCGCAGGCCTGGTTGTCCTGATCACCATCTTTGGCCCGATCTCCGGCGCGCACTTCAATCCGGTTGTGACTTTGGCCTTCGCCGCGAAACGTGATATCGGTCTGTCCCTTGCCCTGGCCTATATCATAGCCCAACTTGTAGGCGCCGTCGTCGGTGTCTATGCCGCCCATGAGATGTTTGGGCAAGCCATCATGCAGGTATCCACCAAGCTCCGCGACGGTCCGTCGCTGGCCTTTTCGGAGGCCATCGCGACCTTCGGCCTGATGGCCACGATCTTCGGCTGTATCCGCTTCAGGCACGAGTTCACCCCGGTCGCCATCGGTCTTTATATCACCTCCGCCTACTGGTTCACGGCGTCCACCTCCTTCGCCAATCCGGTCGTCACTATAGCGCGCAGCCTGTCCGATACCTTCGCCGGCATCGCGCCCCATTCCGTGCCACTGTTTATCGCGGCCCAATGCGCCGGGGCCCTTGCCGGCGTCGTCGTCTTTTCCTGGCTTCTGTCCGAACAAACGAATGCCAAACCGATCCATCCGAGTGCCGAACTATGACCATCACCATCTACCATAACCCCGACTGCGGCACGTCCCGCAATGTCCTCGCCGTTCTCGAAGCCGCCGGCTACACGCCGACCGTGGTTGAATACCTGAAAACAGGCTGGACCTTAGACCAGCTTTTGAAGTTGTTTACTGATGCTGGCCTGACACCACGTACGGCGCTGCGTGAAACCAAATCACCCGCCAGAGAACTCGGTCTGTTGGAGCCTGGTGTCAGCGACGAAACGATTTTGTCCGCCATGCTGGAGGCGCCCGTTCTGGTCAATCGCCCGATCGTTGTGACACCCAAGGGCACGAAATTGTGCCGTCCGTCCGAAGTGGTGCTTGACCTCATCGACGCCTATCCGCCGGGGCCGTTCTACAAGGAAGACGGTCAGGTGATGATCGACGCCGACGGCAAGCGCGTCGTTTGACGCTGTTCGGGACAGGCTCCAGATTGGACAGTCTTGTCCTGGATTACTTAGCCGCTGATGAGCGCAGATTTTTGATCTGGTCCTTGGCGTTATCGTTGGTGGGATCAAGCTTCACGGACTGTAGGTATGACTTTATGGCGTCTGACGCCTGGCCGTTTTTGGCGTAGGCTTCTCCAAGACTGTCAAAGGCATTGGCGCTGGCTGGATAGAGCTGCGTTGTGAGTTCAAAAACACGTACGGCGGCTTTAAGTTTACCAACAGCCAGCAATCTGTAGCCCCAATCGTTGAGAGCGCCTTCTGAAAGCGTAAAATCAGGCGTGTTTTTTTTCAACTGCTGATAGTCGGCCTTGATCGTTTCAAAGTCATTCCTTGCCCCCTGAACCGCGAGCGCCTCCTGCGTGGCGGGTACGGCCGAGGCCGGCCTGACTTCGCTCGTTATCATATGGAGCGGCGATTGGTTCTCGCGTGGCGTACGCTTAAGGAATGCTAAGCCGGATAGATCATCTTTTAGATAAGCGTTCAGAAACTGAAGGACGTAAGTCTCCATCCATCCGAACGCAGTCGACATTTCAGTCTCGTCGAATTCGCCGTATCCATCATCAGGTAAAAGCCGCTGATCGAATACTGATGAGAAGTTCGGGTGCTGCAGAGGGTGGAGGGTGACGCGGTAAAGGTCGCCATAGACCATTTTATTCAAAAAGCTGGTCGTTTCATCAAGGCCGGCGGCAATATGCTCAATCTCCTTGGGGCGGGCTGCCAGATAGAGCAGAGGTGCCGTCAACCGCGCGGGCGTGACGTATCGCGCCTGAGCCATCATTTCCGGCCAATAGCGAACCGACCCGTCCAGTGCAACAAGAGCTCCGATCCGGCTATCCTTGGCCGCAGCGAAGACGTTGGCAATTCCTCCCCAGCTATAGCCGACGACACCAATCTTGGTGGTATCGGCCTGTGGCAATGTGTGGGCGTAACCAATCAGGAATTCAATATCTCCCGCCTGCGCCTCTATGCCTTCGATGTCAGTTGTCATTTCGCGCGTGCTTGCCCCGAAGCTGGGACTCGATATGACGATATAGCCATGGCTCGCCAAAAACTCGCACAGGTCGGCATTCTCGATCGCGCTGGCGCTCAAACTTGGGGCATAGACAATAACTGGAAAACGACCCGCGACAGCCACCGCCCCCCGGTGAGCCAGCATCTGTGCGTTCAGTTCATCCTGCGCACGCTGCTTTGAAAGCCGAGCGCTATGACCGATGGTAAACGCGGCTTCAGCCGCCGCCTGCTCAGTGGCAGGCCGGCCCAATCTGTCATCATTTGCACCAAGCTTGAGATAATCCGCAAGCGTCAGGGGTGCGCCAGCGGCTGTGGCGGGGTACCAAATCAGCGTCTGTATAGGGCGTGCGCGTTCCGGTCCCTTGGGCTCGCCCGTGACCGGATCGGAGGCCCCACCGTATCCCCGGCTGTCATCATATTGAGCCACAACTTGAAAGCCCACGCCATATTGACCGGGCGAAATTTGCGAAAAATTGGACGCTGCCGAAGATATAGATGGCAGGAAAGCTAAGAATAATATCAAGGGCAATATGCGCATACGTCCGGGTCTTTCGCTCATTGGGCGCACTTAGTTAGCCATTTTGCGCGACTTAGCAAAGTTACGCTTTGGTCATGTCGGCGTCTCATCGGGCAGACATGTACATCACCGATTTATCTGGGCTTTCCGGCCTTTGAGAACGCAACTGCGGCGCTTCCGAAAAGGCTTGCCGCCTTATACCGTACCCCCGTAAGGTCGTCTCAGACGAAAAAATAAGGTGCAGGCGTTATGTTGAAGAAGACGATGTTGATGACCGCTGATTTCCTGAAAAGCGAAGCAGCGGGCGGAATTGTCCTGATGGCTGTGGCGGTCATAGCGCTGGTTGTCGCCAATTCACCCTTGGCCGAAACCTACTTCCACACGCTTCACCTATATGTCGGGGGCATGAGTGTGCTGCACTGGATTAACGACGCCCTGATGGCTGTGTTTTTTCTTCTGGTAGGCCTTGAGATCAAGCGCGAAGTGCTCACCGGTGAGTTGGCCACCTGGTCGCAACGCGCATTGCCCGGCATCGCGGCGTTTGGCGGCGTGGTGGTACCGGCTGGCGTGTACCTCATGTTCAACCTGTCGCATCCCGAAAGCCTGAAGGGCTGGGCCATTCCAGCGGCAACCGATATTGCGTTCGCGCTGGGTGTCCTGGCGTTGCTTGGCTCCCGCGTGC includes:
- a CDS encoding TonB-dependent receptor plug domain-containing protein; protein product: MSSASTLVLCALASSAFAQETASAAQPATTETAAAPDDLQVVVVTGIRNALQSAATIKRKASTFVDSITASDVAALPDLSVAEALARVPGVTVTRFSIGGSPDFPSPEGRGNLIRGLGFVRSEFNGRDAFSANGGRSLDWSSIPPQLVGGVDVYKNASADLIEGGIGGTINLRTLEPFDRKGYFAAVSMDVNYGDLAKKFSPSYNGVIGNRWSTSIGEFGLMGALSTSNLKSAYNGWQQGAPIPRSDLVDGQTVGVVEGFQLRTSDIDRDRSSAYLAGQWKNDTMRLTGKYIRVVNKTEKFLSIRSNPSRMAATTRTIPSPTRPTTQVGLRPASIDVMCRRLTQMQTRRAALISAKPNFRSMAA
- a CDS encoding TonB-dependent receptor, with protein sequence MPSVDANANPPRGVDFCETQFPVDGGLMTSGVISNNGDSGIGAYGLGIQVLGIGKTEKTVTEDLSLNFKWRPAERWFVELDAQKTKASASSTEVWGGSQTWADAYIEPGLDNPKVTLTTNPQTQIHAGNVAGAVQTGVDSNGDPVYAYTPGVQTSTADPNASFWLYAGEGHHDGTGDLTAVKADVQYEFAGETWFKSVKFGTRYSERSQINKEMDVNWASVAPSWDDTGLGLFATETTPAYTTVDFSDFYRGGVLQGDNTKFLAISSELLLDPVKLANYINNEPTFNNADGSSKVGWKTQLNADGSVNYDPARISDVTEKTTNLYAMMNFDKAFDNGMSIDGNFGVRYTSTELHSSGYLAYKAFDEDSQTTSTQAAPRTDDAESRDAPQDFLPETTLYLQTAATPQTVNQKDSHWLPSFNLKWNLNSEMLIRFGASQNLSRPNIQDMRAGQVVNAVTSNAKYTEITDKTDPLYGVDRGYSNISLDQIRITGGNPNLKPTTSNNYDVSWEWYFKGGTVSTALFQKDLKNIIQNGDITMGSTTLDGKTVNIVYSGLVNVDTASVKGVELAYQQFYDFLPGVFSHLGLQSNFTFVDASAEPPPPYVDANGDGVPDDFGTIYRFGVKDLLGQSKYIFNIVGIYQDKKWEGRVAYNWRSENLTSYRDYITGDPIYLGDVGFLDASLKYNVNRNLQISLNASNILDTKNKAYAQVNADGQRVDRFSFLNDRRFVLDIRYQY
- a CDS encoding metalloregulator ArsR/SmtB family transcription factor, producing MDKKQSIEAFAALSQETRLDVFRLLIKVGPEGMLAGEIGEHFAIKQNTMSANLAILNRAGLVRSQREGRAIRYFSDIDGVKGLLEFLLEDCCGGKPQLCQPVIASLACAC
- a CDS encoding MIP/aquaporin family protein, which translates into the protein MFSTSRKLFAECLGTALLLAIVIGSGIMGEDLAGGNTAIALLGNTIATGAGLVVLITIFGPISGAHFNPVVTLAFAAKRDIGLSLALAYIIAQLVGAVVGVYAAHEMFGQAIMQVSTKLRDGPSLAFSEAIATFGLMATIFGCIRFRHEFTPVAIGLYITSAYWFTASTSFANPVVTIARSLSDTFAGIAPHSVPLFIAAQCAGALAGVVVFSWLLSEQTNAKPIHPSAEL
- the arsC gene encoding arsenate reductase (glutaredoxin) (This arsenate reductase requires both glutathione and glutaredoxin to convert arsenate to arsenite, after which the efflux transporter formed by ArsA and ArsB can extrude the arsenite from the cell, providing resistance.); this encodes MTITIYHNPDCGTSRNVLAVLEAAGYTPTVVEYLKTGWTLDQLLKLFTDAGLTPRTALRETKSPARELGLLEPGVSDETILSAMLEAPVLVNRPIVVTPKGTKLCRPSEVVLDLIDAYPPGPFYKEDGQVMIDADGKRVV
- a CDS encoding dienelactone hydrolase family protein — encoded protein: MSERPGRMRILPLILFLAFLPSISSAASNFSQISPGQYGVGFQVVAQYDDSRGYGGASDPVTGEPKGPERARPIQTLIWYPATAAGAPLTLADYLKLGANDDRLGRPATEQAAAEAAFTIGHSARLSKQRAQDELNAQMLAHRGAVAVAGRFPVIVYAPSLSASAIENADLCEFLASHGYIVISSPSFGASTREMTTDIEGIEAQAGDIEFLIGYAHTLPQADTTKIGVVGYSWGGIANVFAAAKDSRIGALVALDGSVRYWPEMMAQARYVTPARLTAPLLYLAARPKEIEHIAAGLDETTSFLNKMVYGDLYRVTLHPLQHPNFSSVFDQRLLPDDGYGEFDETEMSTAFGWMETYVLQFLNAYLKDDLSGLAFLKRTPRENQSPLHMITSEVRPASAVPATQEALAVQGARNDFETIKADYQQLKKNTPDFTLSEGALNDWGYRLLAVGKLKAAVRVFELTTQLYPASANAFDSLGEAYAKNGQASDAIKSYLQSVKLDPTNDNAKDQIKNLRSSAAK